One stretch of Weissella koreensis KACC 15510 DNA includes these proteins:
- the pyk gene encoding pyruvate kinase, producing the protein MKKTKIVSTLGPASSDVETISKLIQGGANVVRFNFSHGDHEEHLGRMNAVHEAEKLTGIKVGFLLDTKGAEIRTTVQSTNKIEFNIGDVVRISMDDSLEGTKEKVAVTYPGLFDDVLVGGHVLFDDGKLDFLITDKDEANKELITTVQNHGLLGSRKGVNAPGVSINLPGITEKDADDIRFGLQHDINFIAASFVRKPEDVNDIRALLKEAGKEDVMIFPKIESQEGIDNFDAILEVSDGLMVARGDMGVEIPAENVPLVQKDLIRKMNAAGKPVITATDMLDSMQENPRPTRAEASDVANAVFDGTDATMLSGESANGDYPVEAVQTMARIDEKAETALALNGRHVNNFVTSDDNTESIAAAVAEAASKLDIKAIVASTKSGYTAKLISKYRPNADILALTYDERVERALKVYWGVQPVIAETPANTDAIIEASKKAAVEQGLAQKGDSIIVVAGVAAEAGSTNLMTIQTI; encoded by the coding sequence ATGAAGAAGACTAAAATCGTATCAACTCTTGGCCCCGCCTCAAGCGATGTCGAGACAATTTCTAAATTGATTCAAGGTGGAGCAAACGTTGTGCGCTTCAACTTCTCACATGGAGATCACGAAGAACATTTGGGACGTATGAATGCTGTCCACGAAGCTGAAAAGCTTACTGGAATTAAAGTTGGATTTTTGCTTGATACCAAGGGTGCCGAGATCCGTACTACGGTTCAATCAACTAATAAGATCGAATTCAACATCGGGGATGTTGTTCGTATCTCAATGGATGATTCATTAGAAGGAACTAAGGAAAAGGTTGCTGTAACTTATCCTGGTTTGTTTGATGACGTTTTGGTTGGCGGACACGTTTTGTTTGATGACGGGAAGCTTGACTTCTTGATCACTGACAAGGACGAAGCTAACAAAGAATTGATCACAACTGTTCAAAACCATGGTTTGTTGGGATCACGTAAGGGTGTTAACGCCCCTGGTGTTTCAATTAACTTACCTGGAATTACTGAAAAGGATGCTGATGATATCCGTTTCGGTTTGCAACATGATATCAACTTTATCGCTGCTTCATTCGTTCGTAAGCCTGAAGACGTTAACGATATCCGCGCTTTGTTGAAGGAAGCCGGAAAAGAAGACGTTATGATCTTCCCTAAGATCGAATCACAAGAAGGTATCGATAACTTCGATGCTATCTTGGAAGTTTCAGATGGATTAATGGTTGCTCGTGGAGACATGGGAGTTGAAATTCCTGCCGAAAATGTACCATTGGTACAAAAGGATTTGATCCGTAAGATGAACGCTGCTGGTAAGCCAGTTATTACTGCTACTGACATGTTGGATTCAATGCAAGAAAACCCACGTCCTACACGTGCCGAAGCTTCTGACGTTGCCAATGCTGTCTTTGACGGTACAGATGCAACTATGCTTTCTGGAGAATCAGCTAATGGTGATTACCCAGTTGAAGCTGTTCAAACTATGGCTCGTATCGATGAAAAGGCAGAAACTGCTTTGGCATTGAATGGTCGTCATGTTAACAACTTTGTAACTTCAGATGATAACACTGAATCAATCGCTGCTGCTGTTGCTGAAGCAGCAAGCAAGTTGGATATCAAGGCTATCGTTGCCTCAACTAAGTCAGGTTACACTGCTAAGTTGATCTCAAAGTATCGTCCAAATGCAGACATCTTGGCATTGACTTATGACGAACGCGTTGAACGTGCTTTGAAAGTTTACTGGGGAGTTCAACCAGTTATTGCTGAAACTCCAGCTAACACTGATGCTATTATCGAAGCATCAAAGAAGGCTGCTGTTGAGCAAGGTTTGGCCCAAAAGGGTGATTCAATCATCGTTGTTGCTGGTGTAGCTGCTGAAGCTGGATCAACTAACTTGATGACTATCCAAACTATCTAA
- a CDS encoding ABC transporter ATP-binding protein: MTESSSPILELIDATVIVNQGTPNEKTILDHVNFVMQAGDFVTVLGSNGAGKSTFLNVIAGSLPLSSGQVLINGQDVTKLNEIKRTHLISRVFQDPKMGTAPRMTVAENLLLSARRGKRHRLVSRKLTKAKKDQFKTLVDQMGNGLGQRLDVATGQLSGGQRQALSFVMATITKPALLLLDEHTAALDPKTSAQLLKVTNERIHVDQLTALMITHNLEDALNFGNRLIIINAGRIEFEARDQDKERLHLNDLLDHFKKY, encoded by the coding sequence ATGACAGAATCAAGTTCACCTATTTTAGAATTAATTGATGCCACTGTGATCGTAAATCAGGGGACACCCAATGAAAAAACAATTTTAGATCATGTTAATTTTGTAATGCAGGCCGGTGATTTTGTAACCGTACTGGGCTCAAATGGAGCCGGTAAATCAACCTTTTTAAATGTTATTGCGGGGTCTTTGCCTTTGTCGTCCGGACAAGTTTTAATTAATGGGCAAGATGTTACTAAATTAAATGAGATTAAACGAACACATTTAATTTCTCGAGTCTTTCAAGACCCTAAAATGGGAACTGCTCCACGGATGACTGTGGCTGAAAATTTATTGTTATCAGCTCGAAGAGGAAAACGTCATCGGCTTGTTTCAAGAAAGTTAACGAAGGCTAAAAAAGATCAATTTAAAACTCTAGTTGATCAAATGGGAAATGGATTAGGACAACGGTTGGATGTGGCGACTGGTCAACTTTCTGGTGGTCAACGTCAAGCGTTAAGCTTTGTAATGGCAACTATTACAAAACCAGCGCTATTATTGTTAGATGAGCATACAGCTGCCTTAGATCCAAAAACTAGTGCACAATTATTAAAAGTCACAAATGAACGAATTCATGTAGACCAATTAACTGCATTGATGATAACTCATAATTTAGAAGATGCTTTGAATTTTGGGAATCGGTTAATTATTATTAATGCTGGTCGAATTGAATTTGAGGCACGTGATCAGGATAAAGAACGATTACATTTGAATGATCTTTTAGATCATTTTAAGAAATATTAA
- a CDS encoding ABC transporter permease: MGVIVSAIGQGIIWSLLGIGLYLSFRILNFPDMTVEGTFPLGAAVSVTLVAQGVNPFLTIIIAGIIGGVAGLVTGLLYTKGQIPILLAGILTMTATYSINLRIMGQANKSLLGVKTLFNNSLFNWLPSNFSTIVVGLIITIVVVASVAWFLQTELGQAFIATGDNQNMARAMGIDSDAMITLGLIISNALIALGGALVAQNNGFADVNMGIGIIVVALASIIIGEVVYTDQLTLMERLVTVVIGSILYRFVLVAVLALGFDANDLNLFSAIILGLALLLPKLRQSLHLATLFNMKGSKE; this comes from the coding sequence ATGGGAGTAATTGTATCAGCGATTGGGCAAGGAATTATCTGGTCCTTGTTGGGAATTGGTCTATATTTATCATTTCGTATTTTAAATTTCCCAGATATGACAGTGGAGGGGACTTTTCCGCTAGGGGCTGCAGTTTCGGTTACATTAGTAGCGCAAGGGGTTAATCCATTTTTGACTATTATAATTGCCGGTATTATTGGTGGTGTCGCCGGATTAGTAACGGGATTGTTGTACACAAAAGGTCAAATCCCAATTTTATTGGCTGGAATTTTGACTATGACGGCCACTTATTCGATTAATTTAAGAATTATGGGTCAGGCAAATAAGTCATTATTAGGGGTCAAAACACTCTTTAATAACTCACTATTTAATTGGCTACCTAGTAATTTTTCTACGATTGTAGTGGGTTTGATTATTACAATAGTGGTTGTTGCTAGTGTAGCTTGGTTTTTACAAACTGAATTAGGACAAGCTTTCATCGCAACAGGAGATAATCAAAATATGGCCCGAGCAATGGGAATTGATTCGGATGCAATGATTACCCTTGGATTAATTATTTCTAATGCTTTAATTGCATTAGGGGGCGCTCTAGTGGCGCAAAATAATGGGTTTGCTGACGTGAACATGGGAATTGGAATTATTGTTGTAGCTTTAGCATCCATTATTATTGGTGAAGTTGTTTATACAGATCAGTTAACCTTAATGGAACGTTTGGTGACGGTGGTGATCGGATCTATTTTGTATCGTTTTGTTTTGGTAGCTGTCTTGGCATTAGGTTTTGATGCGAATGATTTAAATTTATTTAGCGCTATTATTTTAGGATTAGCATTACTATTACCTAAATTGCGACAGTCATTGCATTTGGCAACACTATTTAATATGAAAGGATCAAAGGAATGA
- the trpX gene encoding tryptophan ABC transporter substrate-binding protein has product MNIKIKLTILGLALFLGGTAIQEHYKADTKKTIPTLGVLQFMTHPALHQIYTGIEEGLADEGYQDGKNIKIDFQNAQGDQSNLKTMSTRFASKKVDLAVGIATPAAISLANTIQKQPVIFAGSTNPIGSKLVTNYDHPTGNVTGVSDQAPLSDQIEMMKKILPNLNTVGVLYTSSDDSATIEAHKFQKLAQQKGLATKVASVASSNDINQTVLQLISNHQADALFIPTDNNIAGAMNTVIKNTNAAKVPVFPTVDTMVQQGGLAAEAINQKEIGIKTGRMIGRILSGKSVQDQSVEFMQQGHLVINQKQAEKLGISIPNELMQKAKIINSKE; this is encoded by the coding sequence ATGAATATAAAAATTAAATTAACAATATTAGGCTTGGCTCTTTTCTTAGGAGGAACGGCCATTCAAGAACATTATAAGGCCGATACTAAAAAAACAATTCCAACTTTAGGAGTTTTGCAATTTATGACACATCCAGCATTACACCAAATTTATACAGGGATTGAAGAGGGGCTAGCTGACGAAGGTTATCAGGATGGGAAAAATATTAAAATAGATTTTCAAAATGCACAAGGCGATCAGTCGAACTTAAAAACCATGTCGACTCGTTTTGCTAGTAAAAAAGTTGATTTAGCGGTTGGAATTGCGACACCTGCTGCGATTAGTTTAGCGAATACAATACAAAAACAACCGGTTATATTTGCGGGGTCTACCAATCCCATTGGGTCCAAATTAGTAACAAATTATGACCATCCCACGGGGAATGTGACTGGGGTTTCAGATCAGGCACCGTTATCCGATCAAATTGAAATGATGAAAAAAATACTACCTAATTTGAATACTGTGGGAGTTTTATATACCTCCTCAGATGATTCGGCAACCATTGAGGCACATAAATTTCAAAAATTAGCTCAACAAAAGGGATTGGCAACTAAAGTGGCTTCAGTTGCATCTTCAAATGATATTAATCAAACGGTTTTACAATTGATTAGTAATCATCAAGCTGATGCATTGTTTATTCCCACTGATAATAATATTGCAGGAGCTATGAATACGGTCATTAAAAATACTAATGCTGCTAAAGTTCCTGTTTTTCCAACGGTTGATACGATGGTACAACAAGGTGGACTTGCTGCTGAAGCAATCAATCAGAAAGAAATTGGAATTAAAACAGGACGTATGATTGGACGGATCTTGTCTGGTAAGTCAGTACAAGATCAATCGGTTGAATTTATGCAACAAGGACATTTGGTGATTAATCAAAAACAAGCCGAAAAATTAGGGATATCAATTCCTAATGAATTAATGCAAAAAGCAAAAATTATTAACTCAAAGGAGTAA
- a CDS encoding folate family ECF transporter S component — translation MKTLEYFRAPRLRTQTLALLGVLMALDIIISRFTIGNSFFQIGFTFITGGLIAKWYGPMWGLPVAFLIDFLTNLLGGQPYIIAFALVKLLSAFIFGYAYYQREYLSWWRLTIAIGLQLLLANVILNTALLGMYNFIPVHSIQAALNSPIVWARALKSLVMWPIEVIISYLILNNKQLVKMAKQIFN, via the coding sequence ATGAAGACATTAGAATATTTTCGGGCACCCAGGTTGCGGACCCAAACGTTGGCATTATTAGGAGTCTTAATGGCTCTTGATATTATTATTTCCCGATTTACTATTGGAAATTCGTTTTTTCAAATCGGTTTTACTTTTATTACCGGTGGGCTAATTGCTAAATGGTATGGGCCAATGTGGGGCTTACCAGTGGCGTTTTTGATTGATTTTTTGACTAATTTATTAGGAGGTCAGCCATATATTATTGCCTTTGCCTTAGTTAAATTGCTATCCGCATTTATCTTTGGATATGCTTATTATCAGCGGGAATATCTATCATGGTGGCGTTTGACGATTGCGATTGGATTACAACTACTATTGGCGAATGTGATTCTTAATACGGCTTTATTGGGAATGTATAACTTTATTCCGGTCCATTCTATTCAAGCCGCTTTAAATTCACCAATTGTGTGGGCGCGGGCTCTTAAAAGCCTTGTCATGTGGCCAATTGAAGTTATTATTAGTTATCTGATTTTAAACAATAAGCAGTTAGTTAAGATGGCTAAACAAATTTTCAATTAA
- a CDS encoding DUF4811 domain-containing protein, protein MMIFILIILAIFVFYAFVVLKKPMARLVFGLIGIILLIGAVALTTLNFHQHWGMKKVTTTTTKKIYSAGPAESPVKLVITKQIGTKADDYVFIYRDHENDKEASAHFVPNQKKINSFIHSTAKYQVKDTDQATVTIKETRWRWDSDLAKLLFNFAGMDGILQKKEAIVTVPKNGWKAMTPEEAQATAKKLAAMQKQQAALAQAQGQN, encoded by the coding sequence ATGATGATTTTCATTTTAATTATTTTAGCAATATTTGTATTTTATGCATTTGTTGTATTAAAAAAGCCAATGGCTCGTTTGGTATTCGGTCTTATTGGTATCATCTTGTTAATTGGTGCTGTGGCCTTAACTACATTGAATTTCCATCAACACTGGGGAATGAAGAAAGTTACAACTACAACAACTAAAAAGATTTACTCAGCTGGACCAGCAGAGTCACCAGTTAAGTTGGTTATTACCAAGCAAATTGGAACTAAAGCTGACGATTATGTGTTTATTTATCGTGATCATGAAAACGATAAAGAAGCATCAGCACACTTTGTACCAAACCAAAAGAAGATCAATAGTTTTATTCACAGTACTGCTAAGTACCAAGTGAAGGATACTGATCAAGCCACAGTTACAATTAAAGAAACTCGTTGGCGTTGGGATTCAGACCTAGCAAAGCTATTGTTTAACTTTGCAGGTATGGATGGTATCTTACAAAAGAAGGAAGCTATTGTTACCGTTCCTAAGAATGGTTGGAAAGCAATGACTCCTGAGGAAGCTCAAGCAACGGCTAAAAAGTTAGCTGCAATGCAAAAACAGCAAGCTGCTTTGGCACAAGCTCAAGGACAAAACTAA
- a CDS encoding MDR family MFS transporter, whose amino-acid sequence METDQTKALDIHGKPYSRVALVLIILFATFAGTLNQTSLGTAIPTLMKDFDISMATAQQATTWFLLVNGIMIPVSAYLMTRFRTKWLYEVAYILLFLGMLLTAVTPAKSEFWPLFIAGRALQALSVGITMPLMQLVMVNIFPEKQRGIAMGLSGLVVGMAPAIGPTLSGWILEKDHVILGLTLSDSWRSIFVFPMIVLGISIVLGLFFFKDVIPNRKANLEWLSLILSTIGFGSFLWGFTNVATDGWGDMMNVILPIVIGIAFILLFGYRQLKLDRPFLNVRVFKNKQFTITTILVALAMMAMMGVEMMLPLYMQNVHGLSPLDSGLALLPGALMMGLMSPISGIAYDKVGAKRLSRIGFAILTIATFPFIFLGIDTPIHYVTVLYALRMFGIAMVMMPLTASAMSALPVKDAADGTAANNTARQVASAVVVALLTSVTQNIINNNTPAHHLMTENPIQYASKMADASLQGFHVSFGIGMMFAIAGFIVANFLAGKHEKKDIDVDYTKGVK is encoded by the coding sequence ATGGAAACTGATCAAACAAAAGCATTAGATATTCATGGTAAGCCGTATTCGCGTGTTGCATTAGTACTTATTATTTTATTCGCAACTTTCGCCGGTACGTTAAACCAAACGTCATTAGGAACAGCAATTCCAACTTTAATGAAGGACTTTGATATTTCAATGGCAACTGCACAACAGGCCACAACTTGGTTCTTGTTAGTGAACGGAATTATGATTCCTGTGTCAGCTTACTTAATGACCCGCTTTCGAACTAAGTGGTTGTACGAAGTAGCATATATCCTACTATTTTTAGGAATGTTGTTAACTGCTGTTACTCCAGCCAAGTCTGAATTTTGGCCATTATTCATCGCTGGACGAGCATTACAAGCTCTGTCAGTTGGAATTACCATGCCCTTGATGCAATTGGTAATGGTTAATATTTTCCCTGAAAAGCAACGTGGAATTGCTATGGGATTGAGTGGCCTGGTCGTTGGAATGGCACCAGCCATTGGCCCAACCCTTTCAGGTTGGATTTTGGAAAAAGACCACGTCATCTTAGGATTGACGTTAAGTGATTCATGGCGTTCAATCTTCGTATTCCCAATGATTGTTTTGGGAATTTCAATTGTCTTAGGACTTTTCTTCTTTAAGGACGTTATTCCTAATCGTAAAGCTAATCTAGAATGGTTATCATTAATTCTTTCTACAATTGGATTTGGTTCATTCCTTTGGGGCTTCACTAATGTTGCCACTGATGGATGGGGTGACATGATGAATGTTATCTTACCAATCGTTATAGGGATTGCCTTTATTCTATTATTTGGTTATCGCCAATTGAAGTTGGACCGACCATTCTTGAATGTGCGGGTCTTTAAGAATAAGCAATTTACAATTACAACCATTTTGGTTGCCTTAGCAATGATGGCGATGATGGGTGTTGAAATGATGTTGCCTTTGTACATGCAAAATGTGCACGGACTTTCACCATTGGATTCAGGATTAGCCTTGTTACCAGGAGCTTTGATGATGGGACTTATGTCACCAATTTCTGGAATTGCTTACGACAAGGTTGGGGCAAAGCGTTTGTCACGAATCGGATTTGCTATCTTAACGATCGCAACCTTCCCATTCATCTTCTTGGGAATTGATACACCAATTCACTATGTAACTGTTTTGTATGCTCTACGTATGTTCGGAATCGCCATGGTTATGATGCCTTTGACAGCATCAGCTATGTCAGCATTACCAGTTAAAGATGCTGCCGATGGAACTGCAGCCAATAATACGGCACGTCAAGTTGCTTCAGCGGTAGTTGTTGCACTTTTGACTTCAGTTACTCAAAATATTATTAACAATAATACTCCAGCTCATCATCTTATGACTGAAAATCCAATTCAGTATGCATCTAAGATGGCTGACGCTTCTCTTCAGGGATTCCATGTTTCATTTGGAATTGGAATGATGTTTGCGATCGCTGGATTTATTGTTGCTAATTTCTTAGCTGGAAAGCACGAAAAGAAAGATATTGATGTAGACTATACGAAAGGGGTGAAGTAA
- a CDS encoding CAP domain-containing protein — MSNTKKIIGTAIAAAASAIPFMGGHASADQATKTFRDASVDDVQKNADEAKNTPMYTVQAGDTLSSISDVTGVSTDDLQKYNNLNSSSVIINGSQLKLSGDDTAEAKDESVNADSSEQASSTSAASSKTSRSTATNQKANVANSTASTAVSSNDATLAALNAMRASAGLSKLNWDSGLAAKAQGRAAIVAASGIPSDHFHTQGEVIAIGFGAGSTVVSAWYNETNMVGAANGHRNWEMNSSYTHVGFGYVNGVIVGEAY, encoded by the coding sequence ATGAGTAATACGAAGAAAATTATTGGAACCGCAATCGCAGCTGCCGCTTCAGCAATCCCATTTATGGGGGGGCATGCTTCTGCTGATCAAGCTACTAAAACTTTCCGGGATGCATCAGTTGATGATGTTCAAAAAAATGCAGATGAAGCTAAAAATACACCAATGTATACTGTCCAAGCTGGAGATACGTTATCATCAATCTCTGATGTTACTGGTGTTTCAACGGATGATTTACAAAAATACAATAACTTGAATAGTTCAAGTGTAATTATCAATGGATCACAATTGAAATTATCTGGGGACGATACAGCTGAAGCAAAAGATGAATCAGTTAATGCTGATAGCAGTGAGCAAGCAAGTTCTACTAGTGCAGCTAGCAGCAAAACCAGTCGTTCAACTGCTACAAATCAAAAAGCTAATGTAGCCAATAGTACTGCTTCAACTGCAGTTTCATCAAATGATGCAACTTTGGCAGCCTTGAACGCTATGCGTGCTAGTGCTGGTTTGAGTAAGTTGAATTGGGATTCAGGTTTGGCAGCTAAGGCTCAAGGACGAGCTGCAATTGTTGCCGCTTCAGGAATTCCTTCTGATCACTTCCATACACAGGGTGAAGTTATTGCTATTGGATTTGGAGCTGGATCAACGGTTGTTTCAGCTTGGTATAATGAAACTAACATGGTTGGGGCAGCTAATGGTCATCGTAATTGGGAAATGAATTCTTCATATACTCATGTTGGTTTTGGTTATGTTAACGGTGTTATCGTTGGTGAAGCTTATTAA
- a CDS encoding fluoride efflux transporter FluC, whose translation MILKILIVGMGAAIGSMLRFYMLDRLTKVSILSNSWMVVIINLLAAFGMGYLSGLSLSYPWHTLVTSGIMGGFSTFSTPMNELAQSLNQDNRKQIDLVLLKTGIMFILGLPILILGMYLA comes from the coding sequence ATGATTCTAAAAATATTAATAGTTGGAATGGGTGCGGCAATTGGATCAATGTTACGTTTTTATATGCTAGATCGGTTAACGAAAGTAAGTATTCTTTCAAATAGTTGGATGGTTGTGATAATTAATTTATTAGCGGCTTTTGGGATGGGATATTTAAGTGGATTAAGCCTATCTTATCCATGGCATACCTTAGTCACATCAGGGATTATGGGAGGCTTTTCAACTTTTTCGACACCCATGAATGAATTAGCACAATCGTTGAATCAAGATAATAGAAAACAGATTGACTTAGTTTTGCTTAAAACTGGGATTATGTTTATTTTAGGGTTGCCGATTTTAATTTTAGGGATGTATTTGGCATAA